The Pyxidicoccus sp. MSG2 DNA segment ACGTCCCCGGGCTGGAGGTGGAAGCGCTCGCCGCTGGCGATGAGCAGCAATTCGCCGGACTCACAGGCGAGGTACTCCCGGGTGCCGGGCGTGTGGGGCACGCCGGTGATGCGCACCTGGGGCGGCAACTCCATCCGGTCGAACTCCATGCCGGGCAGCGGGTCGGGCAGCAGCTTGCGGAGCATGCCCGCGCCGCGCATGCGGACGGGGAGGCTGGCGCGAGGGTAGTGCCGGGCGCTCGCCCGGGGCTTCGCGATGAGCTCCTCCAGGGACACCTGCAATGCGCCCGCCACCCGGTGCAGCACGGACAGCGTGGGGTTGGCCGCTCCCGACTCGAGATTCGCCCAGGTGGCCCGGGGCACGCCCGCCAGCTTCGCGAGCTGCGCCTGCGTGGCGCCGCGCGTCTCGCGGAGCGTCCGGATGTTGCGTGCCAGCCTGTCCGGCAGGTCCTCGTCGTTCATGGATTGGCAATCTGCCAAGGCATTGGCCGCCGCACCAATCTTTTGGCAGCGGCCGTGTATCCCTCCAGGCATGGAGGACATACGCATGAAGCTGGTCGGAAAGGCCGTACTGGTGACGGGGGCGAGCCGGGGGTTGGGCCAGGCGCTGATGGCGGCGTTCGCCCGCCGGGGTGCCCGGGTGGTGGGCGTGGCGCGCCACGCCGGAGAGATGGAGGCCGCCGCCGCGGCCCTGCGCGCGGAAGGCCTGGAAGTCCACGCGCTGGCCCATGACATGGGGGACAAGGAAGCGATTCATCCGCTGGTGGGCGCGGCCACCGCGCTGGTGGGCCCCATCGACGTGCTGGTGAACAACGCGAGCACGCTGGGGCCCACGCCGCTGCCGCTGCTCTTGGACACCGCGTGCGAGGACCTGCAGCGCGTGCTGGAGGTCAACGTGGTGGGCCCCTTCCGCCTCACCAAGGCGGTGGCGGGCAGCATGGTGGTGCGGGGGCAGGGGCTGGTGCTGAACCTCACCTCGGACGCGGCGGTGTCCGCCTACCCGCGCTGGGGCGCGTACAGCGTGTCGAAGGTGGCGCTGGAGCACCTGGGCCGCATCTGGGCCGCGGAGCTGGAAGGCACCGGCGTGGGCTTCCTCAACGTGGACCCGGGGGAGATGGACACGCGGATGTACCGCGACGCGGTGCCGGACGCGGACTATTCGAAGCTCTCCCGGCCGGAGTCGGTGGCGGCGCGCCTCGTCACGCTGGTGGAAGAGCGGGCGGAGTCGCTGCCCTCGGGCACCCGCCTGGAGGCGGCGAAGCTGGAGGCCGCATGAAGCCCGCGCGCTGGCCCAACGAGCGTCCCGAGACGGGGCGTCTGCTGCACGTGGAGCCCCGCGCGGGCCGCTTCTCCGACGCCCACGTGGCGGACCTGCCGTCGCTGCTGCGCGCGGGGGATTTGCTCGTGCTGAACGACGCCGCCACGCTGCCCGCCTCCCTGTCCGGACGCACCGAGTCGGGAGAGCGCATCGAGCTGCGGCTGATGTCGCGCGAGCCGGACGGCACCTGGACGGCGGTGCTCTTCGGGACGGGGGACTGGCGCAAGCGCACCGAGGACCGGCCGCCCCCGCCGGTGCTGCCGGTGGGCACGCGCTTCGTCGTGGGCGGGCTGCACACGCGGGTGGTGGAGGTGCTGCCGCCCTCGCCGAGGCTCTTGCGGGTGGCCTTCGAGGAAGAGGGCGCGGCGCTGTGGGCGGCGCTGTACCGGGGCGGACGTCCGGTGCAGTACGCGTATACCGGGGGGCCGCTGGCGCTGTGGCACGTGCAGACGGTGTATGGCGCGCGTCCGTGGGCCGTGGAGGCCCCGTCCGCGGGCCTGCCCCTCACCGGGAGCCTGCTGCTGGCGCTGCGCCGGCGCGGCGTGCACCTGGCGACCCTGACGCAC contains these protein-coding regions:
- a CDS encoding helix-turn-helix domain-containing protein; translation: MNDEDLPDRLARNIRTLRETRGATQAQLAKLAGVPRATWANLESGAANPTLSVLHRVAGALQVSLEELIAKPRASARHYPRASLPVRMRGAGMLRKLLPDPLPGMEFDRMELPPQVRITGVPHTPGTREYLACESGELLLIASGERFHLQPGDVVVFRGDQKHSYENPGTKTAVGYSVVLLTPAV
- a CDS encoding SDR family NAD(P)-dependent oxidoreductase, with protein sequence MKLVGKAVLVTGASRGLGQALMAAFARRGARVVGVARHAGEMEAAAAALRAEGLEVHALAHDMGDKEAIHPLVGAATALVGPIDVLVNNASTLGPTPLPLLLDTACEDLQRVLEVNVVGPFRLTKAVAGSMVVRGQGLVLNLTSDAAVSAYPRWGAYSVSKVALEHLGRIWAAELEGTGVGFLNVDPGEMDTRMYRDAVPDADYSKLSRPESVAARLVTLVEERAESLPSGTRLEAAKLEAA
- a CDS encoding S-adenosylmethionine:tRNA ribosyltransferase-isomerase, which translates into the protein MKPARWPNERPETGRLLHVEPRAGRFSDAHVADLPSLLRAGDLLVLNDAATLPASLSGRTESGERIELRLMSREPDGTWTAVLFGTGDWRKRTEDRPPPPVLPVGTRFVVGGLHTRVVEVLPPSPRLLRVAFEEEGAALWAALYRGGRPVQYAYTGGPLALWHVQTVYGARPWAVEAPSAGLPLTGSLLLALRRRGVHLATLTHAAGLSSTGDDVLDAALPRPERSDIPAATVEAVARTRAQGGRVVAVGTTVVRALEGRAAQHGGTLVAGEGTTDLLLGPGYVPRVVHGLLTGVHEPGSSHHALLQSFAPLPLLKEAAAHAEASGYLGHEFGDSCLLLDA